One Brachyspira suanatina DNA segment encodes these proteins:
- a CDS encoding ribonucleoside-diphosphate reductase subunit alpha, translated as MIELTKDKKHIIIKRDGREEPFNEEKLRKVIDWATEGKEAFTNQLLEGLNIKINDKMKIEVLYDELINTAVNMISPLYPMYDTIAEKLYLMKIYKETCGLKKIGSYPHIKNFLKKGIKYKIYDKDIIQLFTDKELDKINSMIDPNRDLLFTYKGLAIFYKKYCKNIGNKKLELPQITYMVAAMFSFYDDYYKGENKDKLEISKSERLKYIKRTYDMLSKHEITFATPRIANSMTIKAQLASCILNTPADDTWSLNQTDGNMALYSKFSGGIAYDASYIRAAGSTIQTNRGRSDGPIPFIKRVEQTISSFNQGGVRKGACVITFPWWHLDVLDLIMLKDAGGTEDTRARKLVYSIRISNIFRERVNKDGYVTLFDPKETPLLNEEYGKNFDVAYMYYESKSSIRKKKIKAKDLLFQILKVRQETGNLYLTFVDNINEQNMVNRFVGASNLCQEIVIPSYPSKLIKEKYVINEDGEYEIIQRKKSGEIGICNLVSVNLMSWVNFSPEKKKSFCYTLLRGCDNIIDTQFYPVKEGEIANKKNRPIGIGVINYANLLASNKIKYTDKEALEFTNKVFDDLYYHIYEASNILARERGPYKTFNESKWKEGLTPFHISLLNNNKKNNLNVSVDKEKWDKLAENIKNNGVRFSFHGAIAPTATSGKSVSATESIEPIVDLFFIEEGIQTLPSLVPNIKKNREYYERCWNIPAKTIIELAAVRQRYIDQSQSLNLYYVKPDSAKELWDDIQYAMDLGLKTLYYMKTPKSNFELEEVCESCT; from the coding sequence ATGATAGAACTTACAAAAGATAAAAAACATATAATCATTAAAAGGGACGGCAGAGAAGAGCCTTTTAATGAAGAAAAATTAAGAAAAGTTATAGATTGGGCTACAGAAGGTAAAGAGGCTTTCACTAATCAGCTTCTTGAAGGGCTTAATATTAAAATAAATGATAAAATGAAAATAGAAGTATTATATGATGAACTCATAAATACTGCTGTTAACATGATAAGTCCTTTATACCCTATGTATGATACAATAGCAGAAAAACTTTATTTAATGAAAATATATAAAGAAACATGCGGATTAAAAAAAATAGGTTCATATCCTCATATAAAAAATTTCTTAAAAAAAGGTATAAAATATAAAATATATGATAAGGATATAATTCAGCTTTTCACAGATAAAGAATTAGATAAAATAAATTCTATGATAGATCCTAACAGAGATTTATTATTCACATATAAAGGACTTGCAATATTCTATAAAAAATATTGTAAAAACATAGGAAACAAAAAATTAGAGCTTCCTCAAATAACATATATGGTAGCTGCTATGTTCTCATTCTATGATGATTATTATAAAGGCGAAAACAAAGATAAATTAGAAATAAGCAAATCTGAAAGACTTAAATATATTAAGAGAACTTATGATATGCTTTCAAAACATGAAATTACTTTTGCAACACCTAGAATAGCAAATAGTATGACAATAAAAGCACAATTAGCTAGCTGTATATTAAACACCCCTGCTGATGATACTTGGAGCTTGAATCAAACAGATGGAAATATGGCATTATACTCAAAATTTTCAGGCGGTATAGCTTATGATGCTTCATATATAAGAGCTGCTGGTTCCACAATACAAACTAATAGAGGACGTTCCGACGGTCCTATACCTTTTATAAAAAGAGTTGAGCAAACTATATCATCATTCAATCAGGGCGGAGTTCGTAAAGGCGCATGCGTTATTACTTTCCCTTGGTGGCATTTAGATGTACTTGATTTGATTATGCTTAAAGATGCTGGCGGTACTGAAGATACCAGAGCTAGAAAATTAGTTTACTCTATTAGAATAAGCAATATATTCAGAGAAAGAGTTAATAAAGACGGATATGTAACTCTATTTGATCCTAAAGAAACTCCTCTTTTAAATGAAGAATACGGAAAAAATTTTGATGTTGCTTATATGTATTATGAAAGTAAATCTTCTATAAGAAAAAAGAAAATAAAAGCTAAAGATTTATTATTCCAAATATTAAAAGTAAGACAGGAAACAGGAAATTTATATTTAACATTTGTAGACAACATCAATGAGCAGAATATGGTTAATAGATTCGTAGGAGCTTCAAACCTCTGTCAGGAAATAGTAATACCTTCCTACCCTTCTAAACTCATAAAAGAAAAATATGTCATTAATGAAGACGGAGAATATGAAATCATACAGAGAAAGAAAAGCGGCGAGATAGGTATATGTAATTTGGTTTCTGTAAATTTAATGTCTTGGGTAAATTTCTCACCTGAAAAGAAAAAATCATTCTGTTACACTCTTTTAAGAGGATGCGACAATATTATAGATACTCAATTCTATCCTGTTAAAGAAGGTGAAATTGCAAACAAAAAGAATAGACCTATAGGAATAGGCGTTATCAATTATGCTAATTTACTTGCTTCAAATAAAATAAAATATACTGATAAAGAAGCTTTGGAATTTACAAATAAAGTTTTCGATGATTTATATTATCATATATACGAAGCATCTAATATATTAGCAAGAGAGAGAGGACCTTATAAAACTTTCAATGAATCAAAATGGAAAGAAGGATTAACTCCATTTCATATATCATTATTAAATAACAACAAAAAGAATAATCTTAATGTAAGTGTAGATAAAGAGAAATGGGATAAGCTTGCAGAAAATATAAAAAATAATGGTGTGAGATTTTCATTCCATGGAGCAATAGCCCCTACTGCTACATCAGGAAAAAGTGTATCTGCAACAGAAAGTATAGAACCTATAGTAGATTTATTTTTCATAGAAGAAGGAATACAAACACTTCCTAGCTTGGTACCTAATATCAAAAAAAATAGAGAGTACTATGAAAGATGCTGGAATATTCCTGCAAAAACTATAATAGAGCTTGCTGCTGTAAGACAGAGATATATAGATCAGTCTCAGTCATTGAATTTATATTATGTAAAACCTGATTCTGCTAAAGAGCTTTGGGACGATATTCAGTACGCTATGGATTTGGGATTAAAAACTCTTTATTACATGAAAACCCCTAAATCTAATTTCGAACTTGAAGAAGTTTGCGAATCCTGCACATAA
- a CDS encoding substrate-binding domain-containing protein gives MKKILIFLSLISMLILISCGGGASSATDIVITGSSSVSPLMFKLAAKFEELNPDYTVTVETSDSTIGVQDTINGNNNIGMASRNLKEDELTGLDSYLLCQDGIVIIANKDSEITQISEEELYNLYMNNTAIGNITKSISREDGSGTRSAFTDLTSVGKENPLPSTVEILDGTGKVKTSVMSDASKIGYISLGSIDDTIKPLAYKAKGQNEYVSASVENIQSDTYKLYRPFYIFTKKGIELDEGTKAFLDFINSEAGKTVINENGYVAS, from the coding sequence ATGAAAAAAATTTTGATTTTCTTAAGCCTTATAAGTATGTTAATACTTATTTCTTGCGGAGGCGGTGCTTCAAGTGCTACTGATATAGTTATAACAGGTTCCTCTTCAGTTTCTCCATTGATGTTCAAATTGGCAGCAAAATTTGAAGAGCTTAATCCTGATTACACTGTAACAGTAGAAACATCAGATTCTACTATTGGAGTTCAAGACACTATAAACGGCAACAACAATATAGGTATGGCTTCAAGAAATTTGAAAGAAGATGAGTTAACTGGTTTGGACAGCTATTTATTATGTCAAGATGGTATAGTAATAATCGCTAACAAAGATTCTGAAATTACTCAAATAAGCGAAGAAGAATTATACAATCTTTATATGAATAATACTGCAATAGGCAATATAACTAAATCTATTTCAAGAGAAGACGGATCAGGTACTAGAAGTGCATTCACTGATTTAACTTCTGTGGGAAAAGAAAATCCATTACCTTCTACTGTTGAAATATTGGATGGAACAGGAAAGGTAAAAACTTCAGTTATGAGCGATGCTTCAAAAATAGGTTATATCTCTTTAGGTTCTATTGATGATACAATAAAGCCTTTAGCTTATAAAGCAAAAGGACAAAATGAATATGTATCTGCTTCAGTAGAAAATATACAAAGTGATACCTACAAACTTTATCGTCCCTTTTACATATTCACAAAAAAAGGAATTGAACTTGATGAAGGAACTAAGGCATTTTTAGACTTCATTAATAGTGAAGCAGGGAAAACGGTTATAAATGAAAATGGCTATGTGGCTAGCTAA
- the pstC gene encoding phosphate ABC transporter permease subunit PstC — protein sequence MNNNINKHIRNEIIDNIMKYIFFICSIFSVIVVFSICIFIFIYSLPIFKETGFLKFVFGMDWSPSSKHFGIFPMIVGSVYITILSTLLGGGFGFFTAVYISMFAPSKLKVILSQVIDLLAGIPSIVYGFFGMSVLVPFLKNISPNDIGEGVLASSIILAVMILPTITSITKYNLEAVYKYYYDGARALGNTHSQAVFGVIVKAAKSGIFSAIVLGMGRAIGETMAVMMVAGNAPFIPQDLFSYFRTMTINIALEMGYATGIHRSALIGTAFVLLLFILIINIILSLLKRNNLYFSFSFTSLFKKNKELKTDINNFSFKNYEMKMQTIKGDMLKYISIFATLVSTLFLVFIVVFILVRGLPHITLNLLFGKSNNSQMTLLPAIVSTSMMLFMSLIIAIPLGVFAAIYLTEYSKAKSKLIALIRIFTDSLSGIPSIVFGLFGMLVFANLLGIGRSILAGSLTLVLIILPSIIRQTEETLMSIPASLREGSLALGASKVRTIFQIVLPCGFSGIMTSVILSIGRIVGESAALIYTAGAVRYMPKGYLSSGSSFSVMMWMFSSEGLYINQTFATASILLIMIIVLNALLFFVNKKLKKDY from the coding sequence TTGAATAATAATATTAATAAACATATACGAAATGAAATAATAGATAATATTATGAAATATATATTTTTTATATGTTCTATATTTTCAGTTATAGTTGTATTTTCAATATGTATTTTTATATTTATCTATAGTCTTCCAATATTCAAAGAAACAGGATTTTTAAAATTCGTTTTTGGAATGGATTGGTCGCCTTCATCAAAACATTTTGGTATATTTCCAATGATAGTAGGCTCTGTATATATAACTATTCTATCTACCCTATTAGGAGGAGGATTCGGTTTCTTTACAGCAGTTTATATATCGATGTTTGCACCAAGTAAATTAAAAGTGATACTATCTCAGGTAATAGATTTGCTTGCAGGAATTCCATCAATAGTTTATGGTTTTTTTGGAATGTCTGTATTAGTACCATTTCTAAAAAATATTTCTCCAAACGATATAGGCGAAGGAGTATTAGCTAGTTCTATAATACTTGCAGTGATGATACTTCCAACAATAACATCGATTACAAAATATAATTTAGAAGCGGTTTATAAATATTACTATGACGGTGCAAGAGCTTTAGGAAATACACATTCTCAAGCTGTTTTTGGTGTTATAGTAAAAGCTGCCAAATCCGGTATATTCTCGGCTATAGTTCTAGGTATGGGAAGGGCTATAGGAGAAACTATGGCGGTTATGATGGTAGCTGGAAATGCTCCTTTTATACCTCAGGATTTATTCTCATATTTCAGAACTATGACTATTAATATAGCTTTAGAAATGGGATATGCTACAGGTATACATAGATCCGCATTGATTGGAACTGCTTTTGTATTACTTTTATTTATACTTATAATAAATATAATATTATCTCTTTTGAAAAGAAATAATTTATATTTTTCATTTTCATTTACTAGCCTTTTTAAAAAGAATAAAGAATTAAAAACTGATATTAATAACTTTTCTTTTAAAAATTATGAAATGAAAATGCAGACAATAAAAGGTGATATGCTCAAATATATTTCAATATTTGCAACTCTAGTATCAACTTTATTTCTAGTATTTATAGTAGTATTTATACTTGTAAGAGGACTTCCTCATATAACATTAAATCTTTTGTTTGGAAAGAGTAACAATTCACAGATGACGCTTCTTCCTGCAATAGTATCAACTTCTATGATGCTTTTTATGTCATTAATTATAGCAATTCCATTAGGAGTATTTGCTGCTATTTATTTGACTGAATATTCAAAAGCAAAAAGTAAATTAATAGCTTTAATAAGAATATTTACCGACAGCTTATCAGGAATTCCATCAATAGTGTTCGGGCTTTTTGGTATGCTTGTATTTGCTAATTTGTTGGGTATAGGAAGAAGTATATTAGCAGGTTCTTTGACATTAGTTTTAATAATACTGCCATCTATAATAAGACAGACAGAAGAAACTCTGATGTCAATTCCTGCAAGTTTAAGAGAAGGAAGTTTGGCACTTGGAGCATCTAAAGTGAGGACTATATTTCAAATAGTTCTTCCATGCGGATTTTCAGGAATCATGACTTCTGTTATTTTAAGCATAGGAAGGATAGTAGGAGAAAGTGCCGCTTTGATATATACAGCCGGTGCAGTACGATATATGCCTAAAGGTTATTTGAGTTCAGGAAGTTCATTTTCAGTTATGATGTGGATGTTCTCAAGTGAAGGACTATATATCAATCAAACTTTCGCTACAGCTAGTATATTACTTATTATGATTATAGTTCTTAATGCTTTATTATTCTTTGTAAATAAAAAGTTAAAAAAGGATTATTAA
- the pstB gene encoding phosphate ABC transporter ATP-binding protein PstB has translation MNNEINNEINFDFDTDKIIKVKDLDLYYESFQALKKINIDIDKNSVTAFIGPSGCGKSTLLKTFNRMNDLVPKCRVEGNIEIAGVDIYNKHINVSYLRKNVGMVFQKSNLFAMSVYDNIAYGPRTFGIKKKSQLDEIVEYSLTKAAIWDDIKDRLNKNALGLSGGQQQRLCIARALSVNPKILLMDEPTSALDPISTGKIEDLINELKNEYTIVIVTHNMQQAMRVSDKTAFFLFGEIVEYTDTEEIFSKPKDERTEKYITGRFG, from the coding sequence ATGAATAATGAAATAAATAACGAAATAAACTTTGATTTTGATACGGATAAAATTATTAAAGTTAAAGATTTAGATTTATATTATGAATCTTTTCAGGCTTTGAAAAAAATAAATATAGACATAGATAAAAACAGCGTAACAGCTTTTATAGGACCTTCAGGCTGCGGAAAATCTACTCTTTTAAAAACTTTCAATAGAATGAATGATCTCGTACCAAAATGCAGAGTTGAAGGAAATATAGAAATAGCAGGAGTTGATATATACAATAAACATATAAATGTATCATACTTAAGAAAAAATGTTGGAATGGTATTTCAGAAATCAAATCTATTTGCTATGAGCGTTTATGATAATATAGCTTACGGACCTAGAACATTCGGAATCAAAAAGAAATCTCAATTAGATGAAATAGTTGAATACAGTTTAACAAAGGCAGCAATTTGGGATGATATAAAAGACAGATTAAATAAAAATGCTTTAGGACTTTCAGGAGGACAGCAGCAAAGATTATGCATCGCAAGAGCTTTATCTGTTAATCCTAAAATACTTCTTATGGACGAGCCTACAAGTGCATTAGACCCTATAAGTACTGGTAAAATAGAAGACCTTATAAATGAACTTAAAAATGAATATACTATAGTAATAGTAACTCATAATATGCAGCAGGCTATGAGAGTATCGGATAAAACTGCTTTCTTCCTATTCGGTGAAATTGTAGAATACACTGATACAGAAGAAATATTCTCTAAACCTAAAGATGAAAGAACTGAAAAATATATTACAGGAAGATTCGGTTAA
- the phoU gene encoding phosphate signaling complex protein PhoU, translating to MKKFEEELNKLIEHVSEAGDMILEALRNSTKALTNGDIELANQVIENDRNINRISYKIESSSLKMLLLEHPVATDLRIVSAALKIATDLERIGDQAKDICDLLRFLLEGNIYKENLDIIIEMSNIIEYMITNCLNAFKEKNAELSKNVIAKDDEVDKLFYKMRDSMVELIKSGAENADQAIYLMMIAKYFEKMGDHAENIAKWVYYYSTGERFK from the coding sequence ATGAAAAAATTTGAAGAAGAATTAAATAAATTGATAGAACATGTTAGTGAAGCAGGCGACATGATATTAGAGGCTTTAAGAAACTCTACTAAAGCATTAACTAATGGAGACATTGAACTTGCAAATCAAGTAATAGAAAATGACAGAAACATAAATAGAATATCATACAAAATAGAAAGTTCATCTTTAAAAATGCTTTTATTAGAACACCCTGTTGCAACTGATTTAAGAATAGTTTCAGCAGCATTAAAGATAGCTACAGATTTAGAGAGAATCGGAGATCAGGCGAAAGATATATGTGATTTGCTTAGATTCTTATTGGAAGGAAATATATATAAAGAGAATCTTGATATTATAATAGAGATGTCAAACATAATAGAATATATGATAACTAATTGTCTAAATGCTTTCAAAGAAAAAAATGCTGAACTTTCAAAAAATGTTATAGCAAAAGATGATGAGGTTGACAAGCTATTCTATAAAATGCGTGATTCTATGGTTGAGCTTATTAAAAGCGGTGCTGAAAATGCTGATCAGGCAATATACTTAATGATGATAGCTAAATATTTTGAGAAGATGGGGGATCATGCAGAAAATATAGCTAAATGGGTTTACTATTACAGTACAGGCGAGAGATTTAAATAA
- a CDS encoding ABC transporter ATP-binding protein: MLELKEVYKTFNRGTITEKKAIKGVNLKLNDGDFVTVIGGNGAGKSTLLNLIAGVYEVDYGTISVDGVDITDKKEYARAGLFGRVFQDPMVGTASNMGIEENLALAKRKGKRRTLKWGITRAEREEYVEKLKRLDLGLETRLQSKVGLLSGGQRQALTLLMATLKKPRLLLLDEHTAALDPKTAKRVLDLTEEIIREDKLTAFMVTHNIKDAIHYGNRLIMMNDGNIIYDVSGEEKKSLEIADLLKKFETADGSLSDKLLLS; this comes from the coding sequence ATGTTAGAATTAAAAGAAGTTTATAAAACATTTAATAGAGGCACTATCACAGAGAAAAAAGCCATTAAAGGTGTTAATCTTAAATTAAATGACGGGGATTTTGTAACAGTTATAGGCGGAAACGGAGCAGGGAAATCCACTCTTCTCAATTTGATTGCCGGAGTTTATGAAGTTGATTATGGTACAATATCAGTTGACGGAGTAGATATTACAGATAAGAAAGAGTATGCAAGGGCAGGACTTTTCGGCAGAGTTTTCCAAGATCCTATGGTTGGTACTGCTTCTAATATGGGTATAGAAGAGAATTTGGCACTTGCTAAAAGAAAAGGTAAAAGAAGAACTTTAAAATGGGGTATAACAAGAGCCGAAAGGGAAGAGTATGTGGAAAAATTAAAGAGACTTGATTTAGGGCTTGAAACAAGGTTGCAGTCAAAAGTAGGGCTTTTATCAGGTGGACAAAGACAGGCATTAACTTTGCTTATGGCTACTTTAAAAAAACCAAGACTTTTATTATTAGATGAACATACTGCGGCACTTGACCCAAAAACAGCTAAAAGAGTATTAGATTTAACAGAAGAAATCATCAGAGAAGATAAGCTAACAGCATTTATGGTTACTCACAATATTAAAGATGCTATTCATTACGGAAACAGACTTATAATGATGAATGATGGTAATATTATATATGATGTTTCAGGTGAAGAGAAAAAATCTTTAGAGATAGCTGACTTACTCAAGAAATTTGAAACTGCTGATGGTTCTTTAAGCGATAAATTATTATTATCATGA
- a CDS encoding ABC transporter permease, producing MEGIFLAIEGAASQGIIWGIMTLGVYITFKVLDFPDLTVDGSFALGGAVSAILISNGMNPFITLFFAFLAGSLAGFATGFLNTKLQIPGILAGILTMIALYSINIRVMGNRPNIPLLGMDTSLTIIQNILSLSKVLSDLLVGFIFSVIIIALMYWFFGTEMGCAIRATGNNERMIRALGVDTNVMKIIGLMISNALVALSGALVTQSQGYADVGMGTGTIVIGLASVIIGEVVFGNRFSFWYKLASVVMGSIIYRIIIAIVLQLGLKATDLKLLTAIIVAIALSVPVINRKVTRVVGGKRK from the coding sequence ATGGAAGGGATTTTTTTGGCAATAGAAGGTGCAGCATCTCAGGGTATCATTTGGGGAATAATGACTCTAGGTGTTTATATTACATTTAAGGTTTTGGATTTCCCAGATTTGACTGTTGATGGAAGTTTTGCTTTAGGCGGTGCTGTAAGTGCAATACTTATATCGAATGGTATGAATCCTTTTATAACTTTGTTTTTTGCTTTTTTGGCAGGTTCTTTGGCTGGATTTGCAACAGGTTTTTTAAATACTAAGCTTCAAATACCTGGAATATTAGCGGGTATTCTTACAATGATTGCATTATATTCTATTAACATTAGAGTTATGGGAAACAGACCTAATATACCTCTTTTGGGAATGGATACTTCTTTAACTATAATTCAAAATATACTTTCATTAAGTAAAGTATTATCAGATTTACTTGTAGGATTTATATTCTCTGTAATAATCATAGCTTTGATGTATTGGTTTTTCGGTACAGAAATGGGCTGTGCTATAAGGGCTACCGGTAATAATGAAAGAATGATTAGAGCATTAGGTGTTGATACTAATGTTATGAAAATAATAGGACTTATGATATCAAATGCTTTGGTTGCTTTATCCGGTGCTTTGGTTACTCAGAGTCAGGGATATGCTGATGTAGGTATGGGAACTGGTACTATAGTTATAGGTCTTGCCTCTGTTATAATAGGGGAGGTTGTATTCGGTAATAGATTCTCATTCTGGTACAAATTGGCTTCTGTTGTAATGGGTTCTATAATATACAGAATAATAATAGCTATAGTTCTTCAGTTGGGATTAAAGGCTACAGATTTAAAACTTCTTACTGCTATAATAGTTGCAATTGCTCTTTCAGTGCCTGTAATTAATAGAAAAGTTACAAGAGTAGTAGGCGGAAAAAGAAAATGA
- a CDS encoding ABC transporter substrate-binding protein: MKRYLYSLFIITSMIFISCSSGSSNSNAAGDKVFKIGILQLIEHDALDASYRGFVDGLKEAGYEDGKNIIIDYQNAQGEQANCVTIGQKFVNDKSDLILAIATPAAQAVANMTKDIPILVTAVTDPAAAKLVADNNAPGGNVSGTSDLTPVEAQIELLNEITPNLKTVGLLYCSSEQNSVFQMDIAKKKLDSMGIKYIDATVTSANEIQQVVQSLVGKVEAIYTPTDNMIAAGMATVALVAEPAKLPVVCGEGGMTMLGGTATYAISYYELGKLTATQAVAILKGEKKPATMPIETLKTFDLVVNTNMVNSIGITIPESLYNK, translated from the coding sequence ATGAAAAGATATTTATATTCTTTATTTATCATAACATCAATGATATTTATTTCATGTTCTTCAGGAAGTTCTAATTCTAATGCAGCAGGAGATAAAGTATTTAAAATAGGAATTCTTCAGTTAATAGAGCATGATGCATTAGATGCTTCTTACAGAGGTTTTGTTGACGGACTTAAAGAAGCAGGATATGAAGACGGAAAAAATATTATTATAGATTATCAGAATGCTCAAGGCGAACAGGCAAACTGTGTAACTATAGGACAAAAGTTCGTTAATGATAAAAGCGATTTGATTTTGGCAATAGCAACACCTGCAGCACAAGCAGTAGCTAATATGACAAAAGATATACCTATACTTGTTACAGCTGTTACAGATCCTGCAGCAGCAAAACTTGTTGCTGATAATAATGCTCCTGGAGGAAATGTTTCAGGTACTTCTGATTTAACTCCTGTAGAAGCACAAATTGAATTATTAAATGAAATCACTCCTAACTTAAAAACAGTAGGACTTTTATATTGTTCAAGCGAACAGAACTCCGTATTTCAAATGGATATAGCAAAAAAGAAATTAGATTCTATGGGAATAAAATATATAGATGCAACAGTGACATCCGCTAATGAAATACAGCAGGTTGTTCAGAGTTTAGTTGGAAAAGTAGAAGCTATCTATACCCCAACTGATAATATGATAGCTGCTGGTATGGCTACAGTTGCTTTAGTTGCAGAGCCTGCTAAACTTCCAGTAGTTTGCGGAGAAGGTGGTATGACTATGCTTGGCGGTACTGCTACTTATGCTATAAGCTATTATGAACTTGGAAAATTGACAGCTACTCAGGCAGTTGCTATATTAAAAGGAGAAAAAAAGCCTGCAACTATGCCTATAGAAACATTAAAAACTTTTGATTTGGTAGTTAATACTAATATGGTTAATAGCATTGGCATAACAATACCAGAATCATTATATAATAAGTAA